A single Arachidicoccus sp. BS20 DNA region contains:
- a CDS encoding L-fucose dehydrogenase, producing the protein MNLQLNNKVIIITGGAKGIGAGVADVLAAENATVVIVGRNENDNQQKVDELAAKGFTASQIVAELTEPETCKKVIDEVLAKYNRIDGIVNNAGHNDGVGLENGNYDDFIKSLHKNVVHYYLLVHHALPALIKSKGSIVNISSKTAETGQGNTSGYAASNGARNALTREWAVELLKYGIRVNAIIVAECWTPQYETWIQTLSNPEEKLKEITSRIPLENRMTTAEEIANTVAFLLSEKSSHTTGQLIHVDGGYVHLDRALANA; encoded by the coding sequence ATGAACTTACAATTAAACAATAAAGTCATCATCATCACGGGCGGCGCAAAAGGCATCGGTGCTGGCGTTGCAGATGTGTTGGCTGCGGAAAATGCGACTGTTGTTATCGTTGGAAGAAACGAAAACGACAATCAACAGAAAGTTGATGAATTGGCGGCGAAAGGTTTTACCGCTTCGCAGATTGTTGCGGAACTCACGGAACCCGAAACCTGTAAAAAAGTGATTGATGAAGTATTGGCAAAATACAACCGCATCGACGGCATCGTGAACAACGCGGGACACAACGACGGCGTGGGTTTGGAGAATGGTAATTACGATGATTTTATAAAATCCTTACATAAGAATGTGGTGCATTATTATTTGCTCGTGCACCATGCGTTGCCGGCGTTAATCAAATCAAAAGGAAGCATCGTAAATATTTCTTCCAAAACGGCGGAAACCGGTCAGGGCAACACTTCCGGCTACGCGGCATCGAACGGCGCGCGCAACGCTTTGACGCGCGAATGGGCTGTGGAATTGTTGAAATACGGCATTCGTGTGAACGCTATAATTGTTGCGGAATGTTGGACACCGCAGTACGAAACCTGGATTCAAACATTGTCCAATCCCGAAGAAAAACTGAAAGAAATCACGTCGCGCATTCCTTTGGAAAACCGTATGACGACTGCGGAAGAAATCGCGAATACAGTCGCGTTTTTATTGTCCGAAAAATCGTCGCACACAACAGGACAATTAATTCATGTGGACGGTGGTTATGTGCATTTGGACAGGGCTTTGGCGAATGCGTAA
- a CDS encoding peroxiredoxin family protein has product MKKAIIILSGLLLSVNVFSQSRINNGFWRAVLERRDGKQIVFNIRSATEKGNTVLYVKNASEEMRLSDVTFHGDSVFFNMPVFESGFRAKIVSPDSLNGFWIRASVSRNIVLPFTATQKNPKRFALTNGNAHSNLSGKWAISFGANSEPAIGNFIQHQNKITGSVLTPTGDDRYLEGVVSGDSVRLSGFDGIHALLYVAKINGKNLDGTLYSGAASKEKFTAVFNDTATLPNTSAMYVKKGENGHLHFRFKDLNGNDVSINDERFENKVVVIDIMGSWCPNCMDETAFLSDFYNKQKEKNVEIIGLCYELTTDFERSKNSIEKFKKRFNVQYPLLITGVSVAEPEPARTEKTLPQLTSIKMFPTTIILDKTGKVRKIDTGFEGPATGEYYMKYVQEFNETIDTLLKE; this is encoded by the coding sequence ATGAAAAAGGCAATCATCATTTTATCAGGCTTATTGTTAAGTGTAAATGTATTTTCTCAAAGCCGCATCAATAATGGGTTTTGGCGGGCAGTTCTTGAAAGGCGCGACGGAAAACAAATTGTTTTCAATATTCGTTCGGCAACCGAAAAAGGTAACACTGTTTTGTATGTCAAAAACGCGTCGGAAGAAATGCGCTTGTCAGATGTAACATTTCATGGCGATTCCGTTTTCTTCAATATGCCTGTTTTTGAGTCGGGATTCAGAGCAAAAATCGTTTCGCCCGACAGTCTTAACGGTTTCTGGATAAGAGCAAGCGTCAGCAGAAATATTGTGTTGCCATTTACCGCTACGCAAAAAAATCCGAAAAGATTTGCATTAACCAACGGCAATGCTCATTCCAATCTCTCAGGTAAATGGGCAATAAGTTTTGGTGCAAATAGCGAACCTGCCATCGGCAATTTTATACAACATCAAAATAAAATTACAGGCTCGGTTTTAACGCCCACAGGCGACGACAGATATTTGGAAGGTGTTGTAAGCGGCGATTCCGTGCGGCTTTCAGGCTTTGATGGCATTCACGCATTGTTGTATGTCGCAAAAATCAATGGCAAGAATTTAGACGGAACTTTATATAGCGGAGCAGCAAGTAAAGAAAAGTTTACGGCAGTTTTTAACGATACGGCTACATTGCCAAACACATCTGCCATGTATGTAAAAAAAGGCGAAAACGGACATTTGCATTTCCGGTTTAAAGACTTGAACGGCAATGACGTTTCGATAAATGATGAACGTTTTGAAAACAAAGTTGTTGTCATCGACATCATGGGTTCGTGGTGTCCGAATTGTATGGACGAAACAGCTTTTCTCAGTGATTTTTACAACAAGCAAAAAGAAAAAAATGTAGAAATCATTGGGCTTTGCTATGAACTGACCACGGATTTTGAACGCTCAAAAAACAGTATTGAGAAATTTAAGAAGCGCTTTAATGTTCAGTACCCTTTGTTGATTACAGGTGTAAGCGTTGCCGAACCGGAACCTGCGCGTACCGAAAAAACATTGCCGCAGCTTACGTCCATCAAGATGTTTCCAACAACTATTATCTTAGATAAGACCGGAAAGGTAAGAAAAATAGATACCGGTTTTGAAGGTCCGGCTACGGGCGAATATTATATGAAATACGTGCAGGAATTTAACGAGACAATCGATACTTTGCTGAAAGAGTAA
- the pepT gene encoding peptidase T, with the protein MYIAANFIAMLHNYQFTVTERFLRYVQIDTQSDPENPAFPSSEKQKSLSHLLADELKAIGLQDAHVDEYGYVLATIPASTDKKVPTICFCSHVDTAPDCSGTDVKPIVHQHYNGYPIVLPDDETQIITTEKYPYLKNFIGKDIITASGKTLLGADDKSGVAIIMDLANYLQAHPEIIHGAIKILFTPDEETGRGVEKLDMKKLGADFGYTLDGGECGTFEDETFSADAASITINGVIAHPGYAKGKLINAIKIAGEILDALPKHEFSPETTSGREGFIHPVRVSGIAEKASIDFIVRDFITDNLAKHEERLKDIAQPIIDKYIGVTMEFSVKEQYRNMKDVLVNYPQVAENALLAYERSGLTLRNEPIRGGTDGSRLSYMGLPCPNIFTGMQAIHSKHEWVAIEDMEKAVEVLINLVQVWEEKA; encoded by the coding sequence ATGTACATTGCGGCAAATTTTATAGCAATGTTGCACAATTATCAATTTACTGTTACCGAAAGATTTTTGCGTTATGTGCAGATAGATACACAGAGCGACCCGGAAAATCCCGCTTTTCCATCGTCCGAAAAACAAAAAAGTCTGAGTCATTTGCTTGCGGATGAATTAAAAGCAATTGGCTTGCAGGATGCACACGTTGATGAATATGGATACGTGCTCGCGACTATTCCGGCTAGTACAGATAAAAAAGTTCCCACGATTTGTTTTTGTTCCCATGTCGATACTGCACCGGATTGTTCCGGTACGGATGTAAAACCCATTGTTCATCAGCATTACAACGGATATCCTATTGTTTTGCCCGACGACGAAACACAGATTATTACCACAGAAAAATATCCTTATTTAAAAAACTTCATAGGCAAAGATATTATTACGGCAAGTGGAAAAACTTTGCTTGGCGCAGATGATAAAAGTGGGGTTGCCATCATTATGGATTTAGCAAATTATCTGCAAGCACATCCTGAAATAATACACGGAGCAATAAAAATTCTGTTCACACCGGATGAAGAAACCGGGCGTGGCGTAGAAAAATTAGACATGAAAAAACTGGGTGCAGATTTCGGCTATACGCTTGACGGCGGCGAATGCGGCACATTTGAAGATGAAACTTTCAGCGCCGATGCAGCAAGTATTACCATTAATGGCGTGATTGCGCATCCCGGTTATGCGAAAGGAAAATTAATCAATGCGATAAAAATTGCAGGAGAAATTTTGGATGCTTTACCCAAGCATGAATTTAGCCCTGAAACTACAAGCGGAAGAGAAGGGTTTATACATCCTGTGCGCGTTTCAGGTATTGCGGAAAAGGCATCTATCGATTTTATCGTTCGTGATTTCATAACTGATAATTTGGCAAAACACGAAGAACGGCTGAAAGACATCGCACAGCCAATCATTGATAAATATATAGGCGTTACTATGGAATTTTCCGTAAAAGAGCAATATCGCAATATGAAAGATGTGCTGGTAAATTATCCGCAAGTTGCAGAAAATGCTTTACTTGCCTATGAACGTTCGGGCTTGACACTCCGCAATGAACCAATCCGCGGAGGCACCGATGGAAGCCGTTTAAGTTACATGGGATTACCTTGTCCCAATATTTTTACGGGAATGCAAGCGATACACAGCAAACACGAATGGGTTGCTATTGAAGACATGGAAAAAGCAGTGGAAGTATTGATAAATCTTGTACAGGTTTGGGAAGAAAAAGCGTGA
- a CDS encoding MutS-related protein translates to MSFITDKQTTDELNLLGRYQPDSIFGLFNNTHTRGGERLLEKLLKSPLTNATLINQRTAIFQYFQKKNYSFSLNREQIGIVANWLDSGGNKTYAGSLFSTLRKKTLSSLVHDEQYAAQIAGLSAAAQVLQQLFIFLSGIVIIENHFYEEKIKSIKKILADKNIEKLRSLATPKKLSVKDVAFYDRLLKYTMINEINKILEFIYELDVNITVSDVARQKRFAYAEAKSDFGNEIKIKGLKHPALNNAVGNDLCLDDKHNLLFLTGANMAGKSTLIKSVGIALYMAHCGFPVAVEEMVFTAKDGLFSSINVPDNISLGYSHFYAEVLRVKRAAELVSQGRRVLVMFDELFKGTNVKDAYEGTLEVTKAFSKYTDCLFIISTHIIEVGEALKSSGNIKFGYMPTIMESNKPCYSYLLTEGITEDKQGMLIIKNEGVVELLNKNIYIDSIK, encoded by the coding sequence ATGTCTTTTATTACAGATAAACAAACGACCGATGAATTGAACCTACTGGGACGCTACCAGCCTGATTCCATTTTTGGTTTATTCAACAATACTCACACACGCGGAGGGGAAAGACTATTAGAAAAATTACTAAAAAGTCCTCTGACAAATGCTACCCTGATAAATCAAAGAACTGCCATATTTCAATATTTTCAGAAAAAAAATTATTCCTTTTCATTGAACAGGGAGCAAATTGGAATTGTTGCCAATTGGTTAGATTCCGGAGGGAATAAAACCTACGCCGGCAGTCTGTTTTCTACCTTGAGGAAAAAAACTTTGTCTTCTTTAGTTCATGATGAACAATATGCAGCACAAATAGCAGGGTTATCGGCAGCAGCGCAGGTATTACAGCAACTCTTTATATTCTTGTCAGGTATAGTAATTATTGAGAATCATTTTTATGAAGAAAAAATAAAATCCATAAAGAAAATTCTTGCAGACAAAAACATAGAGAAACTTAGATCGCTTGCCACGCCTAAGAAACTCTCAGTCAAAGATGTGGCATTTTATGACCGATTGCTAAAATACACGATGATAAATGAGATAAATAAAATACTTGAATTTATTTATGAATTGGATGTAAATATTACTGTTAGCGATGTTGCAAGACAAAAACGTTTTGCTTATGCTGAAGCGAAATCTGATTTCGGTAACGAAATAAAAATTAAAGGATTGAAACATCCTGCATTGAACAACGCAGTAGGCAACGATTTATGTTTGGATGATAAACATAACCTTTTATTTCTGACAGGAGCCAACATGGCGGGTAAGTCCACATTGATAAAAAGTGTCGGAATTGCTTTATATATGGCGCATTGCGGTTTTCCCGTAGCAGTTGAAGAGATGGTATTCACGGCAAAGGACGGTTTGTTCAGCTCCATCAATGTACCGGACAATATTAGTCTTGGTTACAGTCATTTTTATGCGGAAGTATTGCGAGTAAAACGAGCTGCGGAATTGGTATCGCAAGGCAGACGAGTACTGGTAATGTTTGATGAATTATTTAAAGGAACAAATGTAAAAGATGCCTATGAAGGTACCTTAGAAGTAACAAAAGCTTTTTCTAAATATACCGATTGCCTGTTTATTATTTCCACACATATCATTGAGGTAGGAGAGGCATTGAAAAGCAGCGGTAATATTAAATTCGGATATATGCCCACCATTATGGAAAGCAACAAGCCTTGTTACTCTTACCTTTTAACCGAAGGTATTACGGAAGACAAGCAAGGAATGTTAATCATAAAAAATGAAGGAGTAGTGGAGTTATTAAATAAGAATATATACATTGATTCGATAAAGTAA
- a CDS encoding MutS-related protein, whose protein sequence is MFITDAQTLNDIGIFSKSSGIYALYSRTITRGGERVLEEMLCYPLSDVEKINQRTGIIQNFSSKGIEFPFNREFFDAIEQYLSERDERTRLIAQQRSLSQKLSGLIAKDVQFKNIVKGINTLTELLFQLKLFVHSEAAVHNQDYAEERERINTLLSEPAFAPILSGHSKKLSQEQLVTYDSILRFRHHTEVRELLQFVYNLDAYISIGQTARECGFCFAIAADNTTDTSVLHLEYVWHPIVMNAIGNDIIIDSEKNVVFLTGANMAGKSTFMKSVSIAVYLAHCGFPVAAKAMRFTIMDGMFSTINLPDNLGMGASHFYAEVLRVKKIAQELHAGKRLFVLFDEMFRGTNVKDAGEATITIVEGFAKKTNSLFIISTHIIEAGDVLRQKTDNIQYCFLPTTMQGHKPVYTYKLEHGITADRHGMIIIRNEGILEMLEKNVVNKNIH, encoded by the coding sequence GTGTTCATCACAGACGCACAGACATTAAACGATATAGGTATTTTTAGCAAAAGTAGCGGCATTTATGCATTGTATAGTCGAACGATAACTCGTGGTGGCGAGCGGGTTTTGGAAGAGATGCTCTGCTACCCTTTAAGTGATGTGGAGAAGATTAATCAGCGCACAGGTATTATTCAAAACTTTTCTTCCAAGGGAATTGAGTTTCCTTTTAACAGGGAATTCTTTGATGCTATAGAGCAATATCTTTCGGAGAGAGACGAACGTACACGACTCATAGCTCAGCAACGAAGCCTCAGTCAAAAATTGTCGGGGCTGATAGCCAAAGATGTTCAATTTAAAAATATAGTCAAAGGTATTAATACCCTTACAGAGTTGTTATTCCAATTGAAGCTCTTTGTACATAGCGAAGCTGCTGTTCACAATCAAGATTACGCAGAAGAAAGAGAGAGGATAAATACTTTGTTGTCCGAACCGGCTTTTGCTCCCATCTTGTCGGGGCACAGTAAAAAATTATCACAAGAGCAACTTGTTACTTATGACAGCATACTGCGCTTTCGCCATCACACGGAAGTGCGTGAGCTGTTGCAATTTGTCTATAATCTTGATGCCTATATTTCCATTGGGCAAACTGCACGCGAATGTGGTTTCTGCTTTGCAATAGCTGCCGATAATACCACCGACACCTCCGTTCTTCATTTAGAGTATGTATGGCATCCTATAGTAATGAATGCCATTGGCAACGATATTATCATTGATTCAGAGAAAAATGTCGTCTTTCTCACAGGAGCGAATATGGCGGGGAAGAGTACCTTTATGAAAAGCGTCAGCATTGCCGTTTATCTGGCTCATTGCGGTTTCCCGGTAGCGGCGAAAGCTATGCGATTTACGATAATGGACGGGATGTTTTCTACCATAAATCTGCCGGACAATTTAGGTATGGGTGCCAGTCATTTTTATGCAGAAGTGCTGCGTGTAAAAAAAATAGCACAGGAGCTTCATGCAGGTAAAAGATTATTCGTACTGTTCGATGAAATGTTCCGGGGAACCAATGTAAAAGATGCAGGAGAAGCGACCATCACTATTGTGGAAGGCTTTGCAAAAAAAACAAACAGCCTGTTTATTATCTCTACCCACATCATCGAAGCGGGAGATGTGCTTCGGCAAAAAACAGACAATATCCAATACTGTTTTTTGCCTACTACAATGCAAGGACACAAGCCTGTTTATACGTATAAGCTGGAACATGGCATTACAGCGGACAGACACGGCATGATTATCATCAGAAATGAAGGAATTTTAGAAATGTTGGAAAAGAATGTAGTGAACAAAAATATCCATTAA
- a CDS encoding Gldg family protein, whose amino-acid sequence MKKTLKIAKLELSNLFYSPIAWLLFLVFIIQASMSFTDMLEGLVRSKDYSGASTTFFFLTKSMFCRNGTLFPSLLGRLYLYIPLLTMGLISREINSGTISLLYSSPVKIREIVAGKFLAMVVYNLCLIFILTLFVFTASFAIHRFDYGLVFSALLGIFLLLCTYSAIGLFMSSLTSYQIVAALSTFVVFAFLAYVGGLWQGVDFVRDLTYFLSISGRTEKMIAGLITTKDIAYFIVIIAMFLVFSVLKLKAGREAKPWFVRAARYLLCIICALFLGYITSRPGYIGYYDATLTKTNTLTKNAQKIIEGLDSPLEITSYINLLDRHYGLGSPEMRNADLNRWEPYIRFKKDINLKYVYYYDSIPQPSFYMYGGNKGLNIKQISERMAKIFKINLKRFLTPDQIHKIINLRPEGNPYIMQLKYKGKTTFLRLYNDAETFPSETEVSAAIKRLTVKLPVVAFLQGDYERSPDKIGDRDYRTLTSEKTFRYALINQGFDVESIQADSSLREIPSNISVLVIADPRKALEPAASAVLQQYIANGGNLMVLGEPGKQQIVNSLLQATDVRLMNGQLVQKSRDFAANLVLPYLTKASGDMSQTMRLHYLDSLRISMPGAAALAYNNDSSNFKVSPLLITDILVSWNKMGNLVLDSAAVSFDGKQGDQKGAFPTALALTRTIHGKLQRIIVTGDADLMSNAELGRGNVATGNFDFNTALFGWFTDGEFPIDSSRPKPEDIHFLLNDKEVAVLNIIFLWVLPGLVVIFSTILLIRRKRK is encoded by the coding sequence ATGAAAAAAACATTAAAGATAGCGAAACTCGAACTGAGCAACCTTTTTTATTCTCCCATTGCATGGCTACTTTTTCTTGTATTTATCATACAGGCAAGTATGAGTTTTACCGACATGCTGGAAGGGTTAGTTCGTTCCAAAGACTACTCAGGGGCTTCCACAACTTTTTTCTTCTTGACAAAGAGTATGTTTTGCAGAAATGGTACCCTCTTTCCTTCTCTTTTAGGCAGACTCTATTTGTATATACCATTACTGACAATGGGATTAATCAGCCGGGAAATCAATAGCGGTACCATAAGCCTTTTGTATTCCTCTCCGGTAAAAATCAGGGAGATTGTTGCAGGAAAATTTCTTGCAATGGTAGTTTATAATCTTTGCCTGATATTCATCTTAACATTATTTGTGTTTACAGCAAGCTTCGCTATACATCGTTTCGATTATGGTCTTGTATTTTCCGCGCTATTGGGCATTTTTCTTTTACTCTGTACTTATTCTGCTATCGGGCTTTTCATGTCGTCGCTTACCAGCTATCAGATTGTGGCGGCATTGAGTACTTTTGTGGTTTTCGCTTTTCTTGCTTATGTTGGTGGTCTATGGCAGGGAGTTGATTTTGTGCGCGACCTTACGTATTTTTTGTCAATCTCCGGCAGAACGGAAAAAATGATTGCAGGACTCATTACCACAAAAGATATTGCTTATTTTATAGTGATTATTGCAATGTTTCTTGTATTTAGTGTTTTAAAACTGAAAGCAGGCAGGGAAGCAAAGCCGTGGTTTGTCAGGGCAGCTCGTTACCTGTTGTGTATAATATGTGCTTTGTTTTTAGGATACATTACATCCAGACCCGGATATATCGGATACTATGATGCTACATTGACAAAGACCAACACCCTAACAAAAAATGCACAAAAAATCATTGAAGGACTTGACAGCCCATTAGAAATTACATCTTATATCAACTTATTGGACAGACATTATGGGCTTGGTTCTCCTGAAATGCGTAACGCAGATTTAAACAGATGGGAACCTTATATACGTTTCAAAAAAGATATTAATTTGAAATATGTTTATTATTACGACAGTATTCCACAGCCAAGCTTTTATATGTATGGAGGTAACAAAGGTCTGAACATAAAACAAATTTCTGAGCGAATGGCTAAAATCTTTAAGATAAACCTCAAAAGATTTTTGACGCCTGACCAAATACACAAAATTATCAATCTTCGACCTGAAGGTAATCCCTATATTATGCAGCTCAAGTATAAAGGAAAAACGACTTTTTTACGCCTGTATAACGATGCAGAAACATTTCCATCAGAAACGGAAGTATCTGCTGCTATTAAACGTTTAACGGTCAAGCTTCCTGTTGTCGCTTTTCTTCAGGGAGATTACGAACGCAGTCCCGATAAAATTGGCGATAGGGATTATAGAACCCTTACCAGTGAAAAGACTTTCCGTTATGCACTTATTAATCAGGGTTTTGATGTCGAATCCATACAGGCAGATTCGTCACTTCGGGAAATACCATCAAATATTTCAGTTTTAGTTATTGCCGACCCTAGAAAAGCATTAGAACCGGCTGCTTCCGCCGTTCTTCAACAGTATATTGCAAACGGAGGAAATCTAATGGTTCTTGGCGAGCCAGGTAAACAGCAGATTGTCAATTCCTTATTACAGGCAACGGATGTACGATTGATGAATGGACAGCTCGTACAGAAAAGCCGGGACTTTGCTGCCAATTTGGTATTGCCTTATTTAACAAAAGCAAGTGGAGATATGTCCCAAACAATGCGTCTGCATTATCTGGATAGTCTTCGTATTTCTATGCCGGGAGCTGCTGCTCTTGCCTATAACAATGATAGTAGCAACTTTAAAGTTTCTCCGTTGTTGATAACAGATATTCTTGTGAGCTGGAATAAAATGGGAAATCTTGTATTAGACTCTGCTGCAGTAAGTTTCGATGGAAAGCAAGGCGACCAGAAAGGGGCATTTCCTACGGCGTTAGCATTAACAAGAACGATTCATGGTAAACTACAACGTATTATTGTTACCGGAGATGCTGACTTGATGAGTAATGCAGAATTAGGACGAGGAAATGTAGCAACTGGTAATTTTGATTTTAATACGGCTCTGTTTGGTTGGTTTACTGACGGTGAATTTCCAATAGATTCTTCACGCCCAAAACCGGAGGATATTCACTTTCTTTTAAATGATAAAGAGGTGGCAGTTTTAAATATCATTTTCTTATGGGTATTGCCGGGATTGGTGGTCATTTTCAGTACAATATTGTTGATTCGCAGGAAAAGGAAATAG
- a CDS encoding ABC transporter ATP-binding protein has translation MHTPIVSIKHLSHRYNGGNWAIRDINIEIDKTGIVGLLGSNGAGKSTTMNILCGVINQTEGSVEIGGINMREHPEEAKKQIGFLPQNPPLYTDLTVDEYLEFAAYMRSIPEERIKNAMDEAKERCGIAHFRKRLIRNLSGGYRQRVGIAQAIIHKPQLVVLDEPTNGLDPNQIIEVRALIKEIAQEHSVIFSTHILSEVQVLCQDIKMIEQGKIVFSDTMDAFNNYVTPHSMILVLGNPPDEHSLLALPDIAKVEFLTARRIRVYFNGSIAASNQIIEHAVLNKWQVQEAYAEKSSLDEVFAELSGKAKK, from the coding sequence ATGCATACACCAATTGTATCAATTAAACATCTGTCGCACCGTTACAACGGAGGAAATTGGGCTATCCGCGATATAAACATAGAGATAGATAAAACCGGCATTGTGGGATTGCTGGGCTCAAATGGGGCTGGCAAATCTACTACTATGAATATCCTTTGTGGGGTAATCAACCAAACAGAAGGTAGTGTAGAAATAGGAGGCATCAATATGCGAGAGCACCCGGAAGAAGCGAAAAAGCAGATAGGTTTTTTGCCGCAAAATCCGCCTTTATATACCGACCTTACAGTTGATGAATATTTGGAATTTGCAGCATATATGCGTTCTATCCCGGAAGAACGTATCAAAAATGCAATGGACGAGGCAAAAGAGCGGTGCGGCATTGCACACTTTCGTAAGCGATTGATTCGCAATCTTTCCGGTGGATATCGCCAGCGAGTGGGTATTGCACAGGCAATCATTCATAAACCACAGCTTGTAGTGTTAGATGAGCCAACCAATGGTCTTGACCCCAACCAGATTATAGAAGTAAGAGCATTAATTAAAGAAATAGCACAGGAACACTCCGTGATATTTTCGACACATATATTATCCGAAGTACAGGTATTATGTCAGGATATTAAAATGATTGAACAGGGAAAAATTGTGTTTTCGGACACGATGGATGCATTTAACAATTATGTAACACCTCATAGCATGATACTAGTGCTGGGTAATCCTCCGGATGAGCATTCACTATTGGCACTTCCTGATATCGCAAAGGTTGAATTTCTGACGGCTCGGCGTATTCGTGTATATTTTAACGGAAGCATCGCTGCTTCAAATCAAATTATAGAACACGCAGTACTAAATAAATGGCAGGTGCAGGAAGCCTATGCAGAGAAAAGTTCTTTAGATGAAGTATTTGCAGAGCTGTCCGGAAAAGCAAAGAAATAA
- a CDS encoding RagB/SusD family nutrient uptake outer membrane protein, with translation MKNKQFLVLSVFMLLLGGCKKFLSESSQDLEYARNAAQLDELLVGDGYESKSNNYSQWSAMSYPYSNDVYFPWLNMMDDDITEFVSNAYIQDGRKDFFGFYTWQANPFVGPDYAQKDDYTWKQIYKHINAVNIIAQKALDLHDDPESLKRIRGEALFLRAGFYFQMVNSYAKAYNKSTASTDPGVPLKTTEYVEDKFFSRSTVDSVYQQIVADLKEARSDLQGVKQSTIYRADATAASLLLSRVYLFMQDWTDAVSAADEVIQSKGTLYDIAGYKPQTSFLSASSPEAIFTQGDNTINIAMLDNSPEAFQPSSELLALYDTSDLRLNTFFTIDNAGKRRYAKVFYSSSYGITPDGIYSDNFFLRSSEAYLNKAEALAMLGSDQQACDAINILRKARIKREDYKPVQFTGQELSNFIMDERRRELCFEGFRWFDLKRYAVREKYPFTITIRHPYSTVSYTSPPSLEATQVLSPGDPAYLIPIPDYAIVFNDGALEQNNPARPNRQF, from the coding sequence ATGAAAAATAAACAATTTCTCGTGCTGTCCGTATTTATGCTTTTACTTGGCGGATGCAAGAAGTTTTTATCCGAAAGTTCACAGGATTTGGAATATGCCCGAAATGCGGCTCAGCTTGATGAACTGTTGGTGGGCGATGGCTACGAATCAAAAAGCAATAATTATTCGCAATGGAGCGCCATGTCTTATCCTTACAGTAATGACGTTTATTTTCCATGGCTGAATATGATGGATGATGACATCACAGAGTTTGTTTCAAACGCTTATATACAGGATGGAAGAAAAGACTTCTTTGGTTTTTATACCTGGCAGGCAAATCCTTTTGTAGGACCTGATTATGCACAAAAAGATGACTATACATGGAAACAGATATATAAACATATTAATGCAGTTAATATCATTGCCCAGAAAGCCTTAGACCTTCATGATGACCCGGAGTCATTAAAACGCATCCGTGGGGAAGCTCTTTTTCTACGAGCCGGATTTTATTTCCAGATGGTAAACTCTTATGCCAAAGCATATAATAAAAGTACAGCATCCACAGATCCGGGAGTACCGTTGAAAACCACAGAATATGTAGAGGATAAATTCTTTTCCCGCTCTACGGTTGATAGTGTTTACCAACAAATTGTAGCTGACCTCAAGGAAGCTCGTTCAGATTTGCAAGGAGTAAAGCAATCTACCATTTACCGGGCAGATGCAACGGCCGCTTCATTATTGTTAAGTCGTGTCTATCTTTTTATGCAGGATTGGACAGATGCTGTATCTGCTGCCGATGAGGTCATTCAGTCTAAAGGAACTCTCTATGATATAGCGGGCTACAAACCACAGACCAGTTTCCTTTCTGCATCATCTCCGGAGGCAATATTTACGCAGGGAGATAATACGATTAACATCGCCATGTTGGATAATAGTCCCGAGGCATTCCAGCCCAGCAGTGAGCTGTTGGCTTTATACGATACTTCCGATTTACGGCTGAATACTTTTTTTACTATTGACAATGCGGGTAAGCGCCGTTATGCCAAAGTATTTTATTCTTCTTCCTATGGTATCACGCCTGATGGTATTTATTCCGATAATTTCTTTCTAAGAAGCAGCGAAGCATATCTGAATAAGGCAGAAGCATTAGCAATGCTTGGTAGTGACCAACAAGCTTGTGATGCTATCAATATTCTACGCAAAGCCAGGATCAAACGGGAAGATTATAAACCGGTACAATTTACAGGGCAGGAGCTAAGTAATTTCATCATGGATGAAAGAAGAAGAGAGCTTTGTTTTGAAGGCTTTCGTTGGTTCGACCTGAAACGTTATGCAGTAAGGGAAAAATATCCCTTTACCATAACAATCAGGCATCCTTATTCAACTGTGAGCTATACCAGCCCACCTTCGCTTGAGGCAACGCAGGTGCTTTCTCCCGGCGACCCAGCCTACTTGATACCGATTCCGGATTATGCTATTGTATTTAACGATGGGGCATTGGAACAAAACAATCCTGCCAGACCGAACAGGCAATTTTAA